A window of Oryza glaberrima chromosome 2, OglaRS2, whole genome shotgun sequence genomic DNA:
cgcggccgggcggcggcggcggcgtgcagcggAGCGGGAGCACCAAGACGGtggcgtcctccgccgccgggtggagccgcggcggcgggccgacGCCCGGGTTCAACCTGCGGAGCTACAGCGCGTCGTACGCCGCGTCGTACTCGCCTTTCGAGGACCCGAGTCCGGCGGAGAAgaccggcggcgggggcggtggcgcggcgacgtgggcgtCGTCGGCTGGGCGGCGGTCGGTGAACCTGAGAGGGTACACGCCGTCGTTCGCGGCATTGGACGAcaccgccgtggcgccgccgaTCCCGGCCAAGAAGCAGGTGTCGCCGACGAGCagcttcgccggcgccgtcgtcgacgacgccgaGCTCCAGCGGCGGAAGCGGCTGGTCGCCTACAAGGCGTACGACGTGGAAGGGAAGGTGAAGGATTCGGTGCGCCGCAGCGTCAAGTGGATCAAGGGCAAGTgctcccgcgccgtcgacgGCAAGTGgtgatctctccctctccccctctctctcgccatcgccatcgccatggctcgagctcgagctcgagctagCTCCTCTTCGTTGTCATCCTTCTTGCTCTTGGTGTGTTTGG
This region includes:
- the LOC127761141 gene encoding uncharacterized protein LOC127761141, producing the protein MPMERSVSCAERPPAAFGGGAAADLRCYSASYATSYKPGAGAAAAAGAGTNTTTKVMKRATSANAWSRPGGGGGVQRSGSTKTVASSAAGWSRGGGPTPGFNLRSYSASYAASYSPFEDPSPAEKTGGGGGGAATWASSAGRRSVNLRGYTPSFAALDDTAVAPPIPAKKQVSPTSSFAGAVVDDAELQRRKRLVAYKAYDVEGKVKDSVRRSVKWIKGKCSRAVDGKW